The following proteins are encoded in a genomic region of Flammeovirga pectinis:
- a CDS encoding class I SAM-dependent methyltransferase has protein sequence MSLINVDKFEQHLKDSLANNSFVRITLSNKRVKENELRSINGKLVELKKGLHLSCLYRYPTKDITKNYPIEEVVEKMMKYLEDDFYNAELYTLEADYLLLITSATTAKLRVKKASSKEQPKLQHDKQKNRIIDPKDNVYLQELGVTTKEFKVKNSMQDKYRQLNKYVEIIDGILKNVDFSENYNVVDMGAGKGYLTFALYDYLTNVVKQKPHVIGVEMRKELVEKCNGIADKSDFKDLDFKEGTIKEVDLPNIDLLIALHACDTATDDAIYRGIKAQSKVIVCAPCCHKQIRKQINPEDSLSKITQFGILKERQSELLTDGIRALIMEAYGYKTKVFEFITTEHTPKNVLVVGVQDEVRDTPKEDIVAQINEIKKVHGIRQHHLESLLEMN, from the coding sequence ATGAGTCTCATCAACGTAGATAAATTTGAACAACACCTTAAAGATAGTTTAGCAAATAACTCTTTTGTTAGAATTACATTATCCAATAAGCGTGTAAAAGAAAATGAATTACGTTCAATCAACGGAAAGTTGGTAGAACTAAAGAAAGGTTTGCATTTATCGTGTCTTTACCGTTACCCTACAAAGGATATTACAAAAAATTATCCGATAGAAGAGGTGGTAGAGAAAATGATGAAATATTTAGAAGATGACTTCTATAATGCAGAATTATATACATTAGAAGCTGATTATCTTTTATTAATTACATCTGCTACTACAGCGAAACTTCGTGTTAAGAAGGCAAGTTCAAAAGAGCAACCTAAATTACAACACGACAAGCAGAAAAATAGAATTATTGATCCAAAAGACAATGTTTATTTACAAGAGCTAGGTGTTACTACCAAAGAGTTTAAAGTAAAAAATAGCATGCAAGATAAGTACCGTCAACTCAATAAATATGTTGAAATTATTGATGGTATTTTAAAGAATGTAGACTTTTCTGAAAATTACAATGTAGTTGATATGGGAGCCGGAAAAGGTTACCTTACTTTTGCATTGTACGATTACCTTACAAATGTTGTAAAACAGAAACCTCATGTTATTGGGGTAGAAATGCGTAAGGAATTAGTAGAAAAATGTAATGGCATTGCTGATAAATCAGATTTTAAGGATCTTGATTTTAAAGAAGGCACAATAAAAGAAGTAGACTTACCAAATATAGATCTTCTAATTGCACTACATGCTTGTGATACAGCAACAGATGATGCAATTTATAGAGGAATAAAAGCACAATCTAAAGTAATTGTTTGTGCTCCTTGTTGCCATAAGCAAATAAGAAAACAGATAAACCCTGAAGATAGCTTGAGTAAGATTACACAATTTGGTATCTTGAAGGAACGTCAGTCAGAATTGCTTACTGATGGTATTCGTGCGTTAATTATGGAAGCTTATGGTTATAAAACTAAAGTTTTCGAATTTATCACAACAGAACATACACCAAAAAATGTATTAGTGGTAGGTGTTCAAGATGAAGTGAGAGATACGCCAAAAGAAGATATTGTTGCACAAATTAATGAAATTAAAAAAGTGCACGGTATTCGTCAGCATCATTTAGAAAGTTTATTGGAAATGAATTAA
- a CDS encoding T9SS type A sorting domain-containing protein, with the protein MIITSKQKFTQLLCLIISIVSITAYGQVLPTTNLKYHLKASSYDDVNNEWSDELDNTIKFVAEVGNEPSLINNGLKGNATVQFSGQDYLSFDQPMSDVKSVCIVFKNDGFSASASVYKNVNLIGGAQKQVIITGNYPNNSNTFRFGVTGDETCKFSLDLNEDLVSGDNDGNSLASQYTWTMGQWHILELEYTKDLVNDLALDGNGKIYIGALPFHGDIDKNTFQGEIAEILLYTDELTNDKRAEIKDYINTKYFTKKTWYTYNDGVANRDWSSPSAWTLDNTGNTFDNPDNEIPSIGDDVYIIANKRIRIDNSVANKKYGLLDISSGSELVLDSDVIGFNFNIIRGEGAINVENETSIPTGSYTNADRGFSNKGQGTLIINNSTDIVFSNDHILSSFIKRGVGELSIKDIEIYDDIIIEEGNVDVSLATTLKLYGNFKVEKKGKVLDKDSPKEIVLHGDLTNYGNIDLGKSYFSFEGENNQLIQVSVTENGIDNGTFEVDYLKLDKNLRQNEVTLRAASPSSFKMNYSGVDNNFISNLYKGTIVFDEEIHLDLNTKSNGNVVVSEDVVITLNSQSSIIYMEKGNALVLKGEIHVNSGNLIMTRGLSSLGSGPGYGITIYNQGKFYIRSGGVTELRQFRTSYAGENHQGSYEQTGGYFKVIGYPSDFQPFSLPYSTTSFTMTGGILEVDGSKSGSILSDRGILIGSGNGNYNVSDNGKLIINTLAGQEINIASTVPFPNVLINGEGAVALQPLTFETIASEPNIELEEPLKVLGSLEINTNFYTDKNDVEIGKDLKINKERVFVYSKKKNDDDGNDIRYRRNRNNIIFNGPNKSYINLNYALEEDDSGDELILNGLILDKDVVYDGTQTSVASLSIIAHSSHLKTTLNTDHLSFRKREQNASNILKIENNVKIINGLLDQGEYSIRTESEELYIGKTGQLGFYEHGVTPKNALIKLRPDDQVITIDEGGKLGNIKINAENKQLSIIGDSHFQRAYYKHGTVYIGKYLAKFDIIEYYLEEDSGFGSFIYKSNKYDDSDNITSTGEKEYNNFFLTDGNDSDKGLSLRIDENIWYDDTNGKVDFVFPMAYLDDVNKVYTPIRVEFESNAFPIAIDGGYINVRPVKSKLATADNSKGLLDFYWKINRDGFDDEGIVNYPKVKYFGYLPTSYDVTGLLPGKVLNGDDLTVSRLSPGKEISKYERFAFTEPLTLEHYDYSFSGNKDYPDDNHSPEYHLITFAEDWNSTDGSKSVNYLALETSYLTVGEKEAFIGAPKVLHWNPKTHFSGTFANWNESSNWATYDKEGNRTEDAGIPSENDVVIVDSPLYKDASSPYYITNAPKYIQIYNGVDALAAKVIFSEQNLTGVYIKESSSLTTSIMEGPTQLNVFYFPASDVDDDGNSKNGVIDGDIGAWGQHAKSEYLIQLEGETAGYNTYPDQNPDIDLTKPIIEINQLSNLINYPKTTIAGTRREVRAAYLNFEEFSTSDLTIRNGTFLVVGGSSLNNKITVDNLNIGLNNYGQTKSGLIFTNKENVAVEMSVGDLSFYNNSHDKSNPYIFSAVGKYMTILDDGTNNVNHKLYVSGNIKIDLDKTSNVGGQTPGVSNTYLDLSPENYTSVHTTFNGDNNSTITTTGLTPDEKAFTFGRVTFDKSDKAVKVEFETNTSFLAPLNNDVINEDKNFVINKGTVVLGHEDIDVDLNKSATPIIYDFIIPTDAVLRVENGATVRMTGEAAGLQLNGGLEILGGNAILNSGLSTDYNFIEYGNSGDAYILIENIYNNDGTLLHQANLDIGAQIRANKTTNVGIVNFTQNSGIVKIGGQSIHSDFKNKGVLNLTGSSQTYINLLFPYKTDENSFTLKGGGNLYTDAYFIGAEGFNESRFVYGENTKISIDTDESTLFKVFIPKLPSLEILDGAIEFVVDVNFYGDIEIKEDAKIDQGITSLTLIATDNITNNGTWESTAGSNFIVANADNTLVTYSGQKGSHVFNNLSINKGTLKFDGPFDNTDIDVLQSLTVEASSELELSGLNVHLKGANQTILGKVTSSSSNYIVFDSNDDVTQYLTTDLGEFDNIEINNKNGLYLNDLSNSTSFYALKINKDLLMTKGSFFIQEKTLLFGASAEISNGGEAFDEDKMIIPSGKRRDGGVIKEFIGKSIEKVELPLGTNINGDKKFSPVVIDLTNNKVADINSMYSIKILPLDYYYPSLVKSGIVNPDLLDYTWFLYSLDKNGNEVEVPEGFDAELVLSYSDTDILQDNTKEIDYSSVVFYEGSLTWQRNSGVVDVSNNTVTYSLSKALVLDVINNGSLTGIYTIGDPGSMSIGINKYISNTDADSWMEDGIWNIIPLEKDRDESITIDGTEIIFPIYGEGTPIYAGNGNYPEEGAIATIKTGHTVTLGNNLTLELSEVVIDGTLILSEKNGDNYSQGHFGEISGSGILHMKSTAKKPTGDWSAFFKVAGGEIIVELPNNDVNFTEGDGAGALLTSVLDGGNQLRKLTLLVDDKLNDGKTIDYLLNNKDFTVGDLQVGNFATFTMDNNNFMVNGEIGIDNAKLNLGENSFLTSHGLFKASNNSEIDFKGGLILYQDLSIEPNCKFISSNSSIVTFKGNTPIQHVKMSGNNISNIIVDKANVNDVVNFTDDIRLMNELKFIQGKVKSGGRSKKGAKMSGFLTIVSPEKIIDYSPEAYIFGRAHFVMDAGVSSDVIFPIGNEDHFYPIGVTTIALQHNVVWTADYIDHEDNTSPSDELPQDGSSNLIQDVDGKEIRAIQKSGRWIIEPLLEKDEEIDIFILQYISKAKKEYVDLSNNQNFRTAFQSSSISGDSQHQYELIGGQTIEREFRDKDDNVHFVMQQSSESITYRGVEDEFGNKRPAKVVKALSGLRTSARVAALESENDGFSWAYVDESSSPELELPIELIYFNVELTSLKSVNIEWATGSELNNEYFVIEKSRDLRTWVVVDEINGAGNSNSQIDYSTVDVEPYKGKTYYRLVQVDFDGKSEIFGPKYVILGAEDIAPDAIVYPNPNNGNYLNIQLLNFEEDRVQTIMYNHLGKSVYSKLQEDISFKFDISNLPSGVYFIKLIQSKRQVIKKVIIK; encoded by the coding sequence ATGATAATTACATCCAAACAAAAGTTTACCCAACTATTGTGTTTAATTATTTCTATTGTATCAATTACTGCTTATGGGCAAGTATTACCTACAACAAACTTAAAATACCATCTTAAAGCATCTTCTTATGACGATGTGAATAATGAATGGTCTGACGAATTAGACAATACAATTAAGTTTGTAGCAGAGGTAGGCAATGAGCCATCGTTAATAAACAATGGTTTAAAAGGAAATGCAACTGTTCAATTTAGTGGACAAGATTACCTTTCATTTGACCAACCTATGTCCGATGTTAAATCAGTTTGCATAGTATTTAAAAATGATGGTTTTTCTGCATCTGCCTCTGTGTATAAGAATGTAAATCTTATTGGAGGAGCACAAAAACAAGTCATAATTACAGGAAACTATCCAAACAATAGTAACACCTTTCGTTTTGGAGTTACAGGAGACGAAACTTGTAAATTTAGTCTTGATTTAAATGAAGACCTTGTTAGTGGTGATAATGATGGTAATAGTTTAGCTTCACAGTATACTTGGACAATGGGACAATGGCATATTCTAGAATTAGAATATACTAAAGATCTTGTAAATGATTTGGCATTAGACGGTAATGGTAAAATATATATAGGAGCACTACCTTTTCATGGAGATATCGATAAGAATACTTTTCAAGGAGAAATTGCTGAAATATTACTCTATACAGATGAACTAACGAATGATAAAAGAGCAGAAATAAAGGACTATATAAATACAAAATACTTTACAAAAAAAACTTGGTACACCTATAACGATGGTGTAGCAAATAGAGATTGGAGTTCTCCTTCTGCATGGACTTTAGATAATACAGGAAATACATTTGATAACCCAGATAATGAAATTCCAAGTATTGGAGATGACGTTTATATTATAGCAAATAAGAGAATTAGAATAGATAATTCAGTTGCGAATAAGAAATATGGTTTACTGGATATTTCGTCAGGATCTGAGCTAGTGCTTGATTCAGATGTTATAGGTTTTAATTTTAATATTATTAGAGGAGAAGGTGCTATTAATGTTGAAAATGAAACCTCAATACCTACGGGCTCTTATACAAATGCAGATAGAGGTTTTTCAAATAAAGGACAGGGAACTTTAATAATAAATAATTCTACAGATATAGTATTTAGTAATGACCATATATTGTCTTCTTTTATTAAAAGAGGAGTGGGTGAGTTATCTATCAAGGATATTGAAATTTATGATGATATAATAATTGAAGAAGGAAACGTAGATGTATCACTTGCAACTACTTTAAAATTATATGGAAATTTTAAAGTAGAAAAAAAAGGAAAAGTCCTTGATAAGGATTCCCCTAAAGAAATAGTTTTACATGGAGATCTTACCAATTATGGAAATATTGATTTAGGAAAATCTTATTTTTCTTTTGAAGGAGAAAATAACCAATTAATACAAGTATCTGTTACAGAAAATGGAATAGATAATGGAACTTTTGAAGTAGACTACCTTAAACTAGATAAAAATTTAAGACAAAATGAAGTTACTTTAAGAGCTGCCTCTCCTTCGTCATTTAAAATGAATTATTCTGGTGTGGATAATAATTTTATCAGCAACCTCTATAAAGGAACCATAGTATTTGATGAAGAGATCCATTTAGATTTGAATACTAAAAGCAACGGTAATGTAGTGGTATCAGAGGATGTTGTAATAACATTAAATAGCCAATCTTCAATAATATATATGGAGAAAGGAAATGCTCTTGTTCTTAAAGGTGAAATTCATGTTAACTCTGGTAACTTGATTATGACAAGAGGGTTATCTAGTTTAGGAAGTGGCCCAGGATATGGTATTACAATTTATAACCAAGGGAAATTTTATATTAGATCTGGAGGTGTTACAGAATTAAGACAGTTTAGAACGTCATATGCAGGAGAAAATCATCAAGGATCTTACGAACAAACAGGTGGATACTTTAAAGTAATCGGATACCCAAGTGATTTTCAACCATTTTCTCTGCCTTATTCAACAACTTCATTCACAATGACTGGAGGTATTCTAGAAGTTGATGGTAGTAAATCTGGCAGTATATTATCTGATAGAGGGATATTAATTGGATCTGGAAATGGTAATTATAATGTTTCTGATAATGGGAAGCTGATTATAAATACACTTGCAGGACAGGAAATTAATATAGCATCAACTGTACCTTTTCCAAATGTATTAATAAATGGAGAAGGTGCTGTAGCATTACAGCCTTTAACATTTGAAACAATTGCATCAGAACCTAATATTGAATTAGAAGAACCATTAAAAGTACTAGGCTCATTAGAAATTAATACTAATTTTTATACGGATAAGAATGATGTAGAAATAGGTAAAGACCTTAAAATTAACAAAGAAAGAGTTTTTGTATATAGTAAAAAAAAGAATGATGATGATGGTAATGATATAAGGTATAGAAGAAATAGAAATAACATAATTTTTAATGGCCCTAATAAAAGTTATATCAATTTAAATTATGCATTAGAAGAGGATGATAGTGGTGATGAGTTAATTTTAAATGGCTTAATTCTCGATAAGGATGTAGTTTATGATGGAACCCAAACTAGTGTAGCTTCATTATCAATTATTGCTCATTCTAGTCATTTAAAAACTACATTAAATACTGATCATTTAAGTTTTAGGAAAAGAGAACAAAACGCAAGTAATATTTTAAAAATCGAAAATAATGTAAAGATTATTAATGGTTTACTTGATCAAGGAGAATATTCAATTAGAACAGAAAGTGAAGAATTATATATAGGTAAAACAGGTCAGTTAGGCTTTTATGAACATGGAGTAACACCAAAAAATGCATTAATCAAACTAAGACCAGATGATCAAGTAATTACTATTGATGAAGGAGGTAAGTTAGGTAATATAAAAATTAATGCAGAAAATAAGCAACTTTCTATTATTGGTGACTCACATTTTCAAAGAGCATATTATAAACATGGAACAGTTTATATTGGTAAATATCTTGCAAAATTTGATATAATTGAATACTATCTTGAAGAAGACAGTGGGTTTGGTTCATTTATTTATAAGTCAAATAAATATGATGATAGTGACAATATAACATCTACAGGGGAAAAAGAATATAATAACTTTTTCTTAACAGATGGAAATGACTCAGATAAAGGCCTTTCTTTAAGGATAGATGAGAATATATGGTATGATGATACAAATGGTAAGGTGGATTTTGTTTTTCCAATGGCCTACCTCGACGACGTAAATAAAGTATACACTCCTATTCGAGTAGAGTTTGAGTCTAATGCTTTTCCTATAGCGATAGACGGAGGGTACATTAACGTAAGACCAGTAAAGAGTAAATTAGCAACTGCAGATAACTCAAAGGGCTTATTAGATTTTTATTGGAAAATTAATAGAGATGGTTTTGATGATGAAGGGATAGTAAATTATCCAAAAGTTAAATACTTTGGTTATTTACCAACATCTTATGATGTAACGGGGTTATTACCAGGTAAAGTACTAAATGGAGATGACCTGACTGTTTCTAGATTATCTCCTGGTAAAGAAATTTCTAAATATGAGAGATTTGCTTTCACAGAACCTTTAACTCTAGAACATTATGATTATTCATTCTCAGGGAATAAAGATTATCCAGATGATAATCATTCACCTGAATACCACCTAATTACTTTTGCAGAAGATTGGAATAGTACAGATGGTTCTAAATCTGTAAATTATCTTGCTTTAGAGACGTCTTATTTAACAGTAGGTGAAAAAGAGGCATTCATAGGAGCTCCTAAAGTATTACACTGGAATCCAAAAACTCATTTTAGTGGTACATTTGCAAATTGGAACGAGTCAAGCAACTGGGCAACCTATGACAAAGAGGGTAACCGTACAGAAGACGCAGGAATTCCTTCAGAAAATGATGTAGTGATCGTAGATTCTCCATTATATAAAGATGCTTCTTCTCCTTATTATATCACTAATGCACCTAAGTATATTCAGATTTATAATGGTGTTGATGCATTAGCAGCTAAAGTGATATTTTCAGAGCAAAACCTTACAGGTGTTTATATTAAAGAGAGCAGCTCTTTAACAACTTCAATAATGGAAGGTCCAACTCAATTGAATGTGTTTTATTTCCCAGCTAGTGATGTAGATGATGATGGTAATAGCAAAAATGGAGTTATTGATGGAGATATTGGTGCTTGGGGTCAACATGCTAAATCAGAATATTTAATTCAATTAGAAGGGGAAACAGCTGGATATAATACTTACCCTGATCAAAACCCAGATATTGATTTAACAAAACCAATTATTGAAATTAATCAATTATCTAATTTAATTAATTATCCAAAAACAACTATTGCGGGTACAAGAAGAGAGGTAAGAGCAGCGTACTTAAATTTCGAAGAATTTTCAACTTCTGATTTAACCATAAGAAACGGTACATTTTTAGTAGTTGGTGGCTCTTCTTTAAATAATAAAATTACTGTAGATAACTTGAATATTGGTTTAAATAACTATGGTCAAACTAAATCAGGTTTAATTTTTACCAATAAAGAAAATGTTGCTGTAGAAATGAGTGTTGGAGACTTATCGTTCTACAATAATTCTCATGATAAATCTAATCCATATATATTTTCTGCTGTAGGGAAATATATGACAATTTTAGATGATGGGACTAATAATGTGAATCATAAATTATATGTATCTGGAAATATAAAAATTGATTTAGATAAAACTTCAAATGTTGGAGGTCAAACACCAGGGGTATCAAATACATATTTAGATTTATCACCAGAAAATTATACTTCGGTACATACAACTTTTAACGGAGATAATAATTCTACAATAACGACCACAGGGTTAACACCAGATGAAAAGGCTTTTACTTTTGGTAGAGTAACTTTTGATAAAAGTGATAAAGCAGTAAAAGTAGAATTTGAAACAAATACATCATTTTTAGCTCCACTTAATAATGATGTAATTAATGAGGATAAAAACTTTGTAATAAATAAAGGAACTGTTGTTTTAGGTCATGAAGATATTGATGTTGATTTAAATAAATCAGCAACACCAATTATTTACGATTTTATTATACCAACTGATGCTGTATTAAGAGTAGAAAATGGAGCGACAGTTCGAATGACAGGTGAAGCTGCTGGTTTACAGCTAAATGGAGGCCTTGAAATTTTAGGAGGAAATGCAATATTAAATTCTGGTTTATCTACTGATTATAATTTTATTGAATACGGAAATTCTGGAGATGCCTATATTTTAATAGAGAATATATATAATAATGATGGAACCTTACTTCATCAGGCAAACTTAGATATAGGAGCTCAAATAAGAGCCAATAAAACAACGAATGTTGGTATTGTAAATTTTACTCAGAATTCAGGAATTGTTAAAATTGGTGGACAATCAATTCATAGTGATTTTAAAAACAAAGGAGTATTGAATTTAACAGGTTCGTCTCAGACATATATCAATTTATTATTTCCTTATAAAACTGACGAAAATAGTTTTACTTTAAAAGGAGGAGGTAATTTATACACAGATGCATATTTTATAGGTGCGGAAGGATTTAATGAAAGTAGATTTGTATATGGTGAAAATACTAAAATTAGTATTGATACAGACGAATCAACTTTGTTTAAAGTTTTTATCCCCAAATTACCTAGTTTAGAGATTTTAGATGGTGCAATTGAATTTGTGGTAGATGTGAATTTCTATGGTGATATAGAAATTAAAGAAGACGCAAAAATAGATCAAGGTATAACATCATTAACATTAATAGCTACAGATAATATTACTAATAATGGTACTTGGGAAAGTACTGCTGGAAGTAATTTTATTGTTGCAAATGCTGATAACACTTTGGTAACGTATTCAGGACAAAAAGGGTCTCATGTATTTAATAACTTATCGATTAATAAAGGAACATTAAAATTTGATGGACCTTTTGATAATACTGATATTGACGTTTTACAAAGCCTAACGGTTGAAGCTTCTTCAGAATTAGAATTATCAGGATTAAATGTTCATTTAAAAGGAGCTAATCAAACAATTTTAGGTAAGGTTACTTCCTCTTCATCAAATTACATAGTGTTTGATTCTAATGATGATGTTACTCAATATTTGACCACAGATTTAGGAGAATTTGATAATATTGAAATAAATAATAAGAATGGATTATATCTTAATGACCTCAGTAATTCAACATCATTTTATGCGTTAAAAATCAACAAAGATTTATTAATGACGAAAGGATCATTTTTTATCCAAGAGAAAACATTATTATTTGGTGCATCAGCAGAAATATCTAATGGAGGAGAAGCTTTTGATGAAGATAAAATGATAATTCCTAGTGGAAAAAGAAGGGATGGTGGCGTAATTAAAGAATTTATAGGGAAGTCAATAGAAAAAGTTGAGTTACCTCTAGGAACAAATATTAATGGTGATAAGAAGTTTTCACCTGTAGTTATTGATTTAACTAATAATAAGGTTGCAGATATTAATTCTATGTACTCTATTAAAATATTACCGTTAGATTACTATTATCCAAGTTTAGTGAAATCAGGTATTGTTAATCCTGATTTATTAGATTACACATGGTTTCTATATTCATTAGATAAAAATGGAAATGAAGTAGAAGTACCTGAAGGTTTTGATGCTGAGCTTGTTTTATCTTATTCAGACACAGATATCCTACAAGATAATACGAAAGAAATTGATTACTCTAGTGTTGTTTTTTATGAAGGTTCATTGACATGGCAACGAAACTCAGGGGTAGTAGATGTGAGTAATAATACAGTCACATATAGTTTATCAAAAGCATTGGTTTTAGATGTTATAAATAATGGTTCATTAACTGGAATTTATACTATTGGAGACCCAGGAAGTATGAGTATTGGTATAAATAAATATATTAGTAATACTGATGCTGATAGTTGGATGGAAGATGGTATATGGAATATAATACCTTTAGAAAAAGATAGAGATGAATCAATCACAATTGATGGTACTGAAATAATTTTCCCTATTTATGGTGAAGGAACTCCTATCTACGCAGGTAATGGTAACTACCCTGAAGAAGGGGCAATTGCAACTATTAAGACTGGTCATACCGTAACATTGGGAAATAATTTAACCTTGGAATTATCTGAAGTTGTTATTGATGGGACTTTGATTCTATCAGAAAAGAATGGAGATAACTATTCACAAGGTCACTTTGGTGAAATTTCTGGTTCGGGTATTTTACACATGAAATCAACTGCTAAGAAACCTACAGGAGATTGGTCTGCATTCTTTAAAGTAGCAGGAGGGGAAATTATTGTAGAATTACCTAATAACGATGTAAACTTTACAGAAGGTGATGGAGCAGGTGCTTTATTAACGTCAGTCTTAGATGGAGGAAATCAATTAAGAAAATTAACTTTACTTGTTGATGATAAGTTAAATGATGGGAAGACAATAGACTACTTATTAAATAATAAAGATTTTACCGTTGGAGATTTACAAGTGGGTAATTTTGCTACTTTTACCATGGATAATAATAATTTTATGGTTAATGGTGAAATAGGTATTGATAATGCAAAACTAAATTTAGGTGAAAATTCTTTCTTAACATCTCACGGTTTATTTAAAGCATCTAATAATAGTGAAATTGATTTTAAAGGAGGTTTAATATTATATCAGGATTTAAGTATTGAACCAAATTGTAAGTTTATTTCTTCCAATTCATCTATTGTTACATTTAAAGGAAACACACCTATTCAACATGTAAAAATGTCTGGAAATAATATTTCGAATATTATTGTAGATAAAGCAAATGTTAATGATGTTGTTAATTTTACAGATGACATTAGATTAATGAATGAATTAAAGTTCATACAAGGTAAAGTGAAATCAGGAGGCCGAAGTAAAAAAGGAGCTAAAATGAGTGGCTTTTTAACTATTGTTAGTCCTGAAAAAATTATTGATTATAGTCCAGAGGCATATATTTTTGGAAGAGCACATTTTGTAATGGATGCTGGAGTCTCAAGTGATGTAATTTTTCCTATAGGAAATGAAGATCATTTTTATCCAATTGGAGTAACTACAATTGCATTACAACATAATGTAGTATGGACTGCAGATTATATTGATCATGAAGATAATACATCACCTTCTGATGAATTACCTCAGGACGGGTCTAGTAATTTAATTCAAGATGTAGATGGTAAAGAAATAAGAGCTATCCAGAAAAGTGGAAGATGGATTATTGAACCACTCTTAGAAAAAGATGAGGAAATTGATATTTTTATTCTTCAATATATTTCTAAAGCAAAAAAAGAATATGTAGATCTTTCAAATAATCAAAATTTCAGAACTGCTTTTCAATCGAGCTCAATTAGTGGTGATTCACAACATCAATATGAGTTAATTGGAGGACAAACTATTGAAAGAGAATTTAGAGATAAAGATGATAATGTTCATTTCGTAATGCAACAATCTAGTGAATCAATTACTTATAGAGGTGTTGAGGATGAATTTGGAAATAAACGTCCTGCAAAAGTTGTTAAGGCATTAAGTGGCTTGCGTACATCGGCTAGAGTTGCTGCTTTAGAATCTGAAAATGATGGTTTCTCATGGGCTTATGTTGATGAATCTAGTAGTCCAGAATTAGAACTGCCTATTGAATTAATTTACTTCAATGTAGAACTAACGTCATTAAAAAGTGTAAATATTGAATGGGCAACAGGTTCTGAGCTAAATAATGAATACTTTGTTATTGAAAAATCGAGAGATCTACGAACTTGGGTAGTGGTTGATGAAATTAATGGAGCTGGAAATTCAAATAGTCAAATAGATTATTCTACGGTTGATGTAGAGCCTTATAAGGGGAAAACATATTATAGATTAGTACAGGTTGACTTTGATGGGAAATCTGAAATATTTGGTCCAAAATATGTAATATTAGGAGCTGAAGATATCGCTCCCGATGCTATCGTTTACCCAAATCCTAATAATGGCAATTATTTAAATATCCAATTGTTAAATTTCGAAGAAGATAGAGTACAAACTATAATGTATAATCATCTTGGTAAATCAGTATATTCAAAACTCCAAGAAGATATTTCTTTTAAATTTGATATTTCTAACCTACCATCAGGTGTTTACTTTATTAAATTAATTCAAAGTAAAAGACAGGTGATAAAGAAGGTGATAATTAAATAG